In Candidatus Kaelpia imicola, the genomic window CTTTAAGCGCCATCTCTCTGAAGCAGATTCTACAGAGACCAAATTTTCTTATATAACCGTGTCGTCTACCACAGATCTGACATCTATTGTACTCTCTTACTTTAAATTTTTGTTTCTTCTGTTGTTTTAAGACTTGAGACTTCTTTGCCATACTATTTCCTCCTAAACGGAAAATTAAACGCTGATAGCAGCGCATAGACCTCATCGCGGTTCTTGGCAGTTGTAACAAAGCTTATATCCATCCCCTGAACCCTCTTTACTTTATCCAGATTAATCTCAGGGAATATAGTCTGTTCTTTAAGCCCCAAGGTATAGTTACCTCCAGCATCGAAACC contains:
- a CDS encoding type Z 30S ribosomal protein S14; this encodes MAKKSQVLKQQKKQKFKVREYNRCQICGRRHGYIRKFGLCRICFREMALKGELPGVTKASW